A genomic stretch from Glaciecola nitratireducens FR1064 includes:
- a CDS encoding M28 family peptidase, with protein sequence MLIKTTFAAAASVLVLGCSANYQSKTDAANASFTAAPNVENIKSHMHFLADDLLEGRETGSQGHEIASLYIAGEFAKYGLMPAGDEVDGKTSYVQRINFRKGLLVQESPTFSVVGPKESFELSYPDDFLSSPDLVSTQSDVTAPLVFVGYGIVAPNLNHDDYAGLDVEGKIVVVLSGKPKSFPSEEGAHVASGSEKSKYAAQRGAIGYITLTTPSNEKARPYKNSLNYIYSPRMRWVQDDGVPANVEPELKAGAYLSLPAAEKLFAQGPTPIADIFAQLENDESPKGFDLPITVNLKRETTHEDLSSPNVIGILEGSDPILKNEYVVFSAHSDHIGIAKTVKKDKINNGAMDNASGTSVLMETARMFANLPVAPKRSIIFIAVTGEEKGLLGADYYARNPTVPVGSMVANVNLDMPILTYEFADVIAFGANHSSMKASVEAAVKNVGLTLSDDPWPEQNLFTRSDHYSFVKQGIPAVFLVPGLQSKDPNIDGSKVFGEFLSTNYHKPGDDMSQPFKWEAANTFTEVNFQIGLALANQAKKPSWNEGDFFGETFAK encoded by the coding sequence ATGTTAATCAAAACTACATTCGCCGCAGCGGCTAGCGTATTAGTTTTAGGTTGTTCAGCTAACTATCAATCCAAAACTGATGCTGCTAATGCCTCATTTACGGCAGCGCCGAACGTGGAGAATATTAAATCTCATATGCATTTTTTAGCTGATGATTTACTAGAAGGACGTGAAACTGGCTCGCAAGGTCATGAAATTGCGTCTTTGTATATTGCCGGTGAATTTGCTAAGTATGGCTTAATGCCAGCGGGCGACGAAGTTGATGGCAAAACCAGCTATGTGCAGCGCATCAATTTTCGCAAAGGTTTACTCGTTCAAGAGTCTCCTACTTTTTCTGTTGTAGGCCCTAAAGAAAGTTTTGAGTTGTCCTATCCAGATGACTTTTTAAGCAGCCCTGATTTAGTCTCAACACAATCTGATGTAACGGCTCCATTAGTTTTTGTCGGTTACGGTATCGTGGCGCCAAACTTAAATCATGACGACTACGCAGGACTCGACGTTGAAGGTAAAATTGTAGTGGTTTTATCAGGTAAGCCAAAGTCATTCCCTTCAGAGGAAGGTGCGCACGTTGCATCTGGCTCGGAAAAGTCAAAGTATGCAGCGCAGCGTGGAGCAATAGGTTATATAACGCTAACAACGCCTAGCAATGAAAAAGCGAGACCTTATAAAAACTCACTAAATTACATTTACTCACCGCGTATGCGTTGGGTGCAGGATGACGGCGTACCAGCCAATGTAGAACCTGAATTAAAAGCGGGTGCTTATTTGAGTTTACCTGCAGCTGAGAAATTATTTGCACAAGGCCCAACACCTATCGCTGATATTTTTGCGCAATTGGAAAATGATGAATCACCAAAAGGCTTTGATCTACCCATAACGGTTAATCTGAAAAGAGAAACCACGCACGAAGATCTTTCAAGCCCAAATGTCATTGGCATTTTAGAAGGCAGCGACCCTATATTGAAAAATGAATACGTGGTTTTCTCTGCGCATTCTGATCACATTGGTATTGCTAAAACTGTTAAAAAAGACAAGATTAACAATGGTGCAATGGATAATGCGAGTGGTACATCTGTGCTTATGGAAACGGCGCGCATGTTTGCGAATCTGCCTGTAGCTCCAAAGCGCTCTATTATCTTCATCGCAGTCACTGGTGAAGAAAAAGGACTATTGGGCGCTGACTATTATGCACGCAATCCAACTGTGCCGGTGGGCAGCATGGTCGCAAATGTAAACTTAGACATGCCCATCCTTACTTATGAGTTTGCTGACGTTATTGCGTTTGGCGCTAATCACAGTTCAATGAAAGCTTCTGTTGAAGCGGCCGTAAAAAATGTCGGTCTTACTTTAAGTGATGATCCTTGGCCAGAGCAAAACTTGTTCACACGTTCTGACCACTACAGCTTCGTTAAACAGGGAATCCCTGCTGTTTTCTTGGTACCGGGTTTACAATCAAAGGATCCTAATATTGATGGTAGTAAAGTCTTTGGTGAGTTTTTATCGACCAACTACCATAAGCCAGGTGACGATATGAGCCAGCCTTTCAAATGGGAAGCAGCTAACACCTTCACCGAAGTTAACTTTCAAATTGGTTTAGCGCTAGCTAATCAAGCAAAAAAGCCAAGTTGGAATGAAGGTGACTTTTTTGGCGAAACGTTCGCTAAATAA
- a CDS encoding CDP-glycerol glycerophosphotransferase family protein produces the protein MKTVHFDLLHLYYLPQFLPVAQVLSSRGTKVRFVIYDGNDVVEITKKALDAEGFDYVVVSDEKQALEYYVGRNPNWIIFGKSPSSNYTVLKETPVKIAFMQHGIGPKSCYYSSSEFPFDVRFVEGDTRKQRLQEMFPDSNFVDVGYAKLDPLFNNEKEQISLLSLGLDPSKKTLLYAPTFYPSSIECFSKNWPQELSNYNLIIKPHFFSLTKLKYAKQRAILEAWSAYENVYLCSLDCYSLLPFMKISDVLLSEASSTIFEFAAIDKPVVWCDFYHIRWSYRGLFKFRFAKRIDKDISLFEQLCDRAKSPSEVLSKVNYCLANKDEKSALREEITLSMAGKTDGKCSERIVNFLLAD, from the coding sequence ATGAAAACCGTTCATTTCGACCTTTTACATCTATATTATCTGCCGCAGTTCTTACCTGTTGCTCAAGTATTGTCTAGCAGAGGCACAAAGGTGCGGTTTGTTATATACGATGGAAATGACGTAGTTGAAATCACTAAAAAGGCCCTCGATGCTGAAGGTTTTGATTATGTTGTTGTCAGCGACGAGAAACAGGCCCTCGAATATTATGTCGGACGCAACCCAAACTGGATTATTTTCGGGAAGTCGCCGTCCAGTAACTATACAGTCTTAAAAGAAACACCCGTAAAAATCGCTTTTATGCAACACGGTATCGGCCCGAAGTCTTGCTACTATTCCTCTAGCGAATTCCCGTTTGATGTTAGGTTCGTTGAAGGCGATACACGTAAGCAAAGACTGCAGGAAATGTTTCCTGATTCAAACTTTGTTGATGTCGGTTATGCTAAATTGGATCCACTATTTAACAATGAGAAAGAGCAAATATCCTTACTATCTTTAGGATTGGATCCAAGTAAAAAAACCTTGCTATACGCTCCCACTTTTTATCCTTCAAGCATTGAGTGTTTTAGTAAAAACTGGCCTCAAGAATTGAGTAATTATAACCTCATTATTAAACCTCACTTTTTCAGTCTAACAAAGTTAAAATATGCTAAACAACGGGCTATTTTGGAGGCTTGGTCAGCTTACGAGAACGTTTATCTTTGTTCTCTCGACTGTTACTCATTATTACCTTTTATGAAAATATCAGATGTTCTTTTGTCCGAGGCTTCATCGACAATATTTGAATTCGCCGCAATAGATAAACCGGTCGTTTGGTGTGATTTCTACCATATAAGATGGAGCTACCGAGGGCTTTTTAAATTCAGGTTTGCAAAGCGTATTGACAAGGATATCAGTTTATTCGAGCAGCTTTGCGATCGAGCGAAGTCACCTAGTGAAGTGTTATCGAAAGTAAATTATTGCTTGGCTAACAAAGATGAAAAGTCAGCATTAAGGGAAGAGATCACACTGTCGATGGCAGGAAAGACAGACGGAAAATGCAGTGAGCGTATCGTCAATTTTCTGTTAGCTGACTGA
- a CDS encoding adenylyltransferase/cytidyltransferase family protein, whose product MKTVITFGTFDVFHSGHVNILRRSREMGDRLVVGISSDQLNFSKKGRNPVYPLRSRMNILHAIKYVDQVFVEESLDLKREYIIEHQADILVMGDDWTGKFEEFRDICEVKYLRRTPSISTTEIIEVIKDI is encoded by the coding sequence CTGAAAACGGTCATTACTTTTGGTACTTTCGATGTGTTTCATTCTGGGCATGTAAATATATTGCGACGTTCGAGAGAGATGGGCGACCGTTTAGTAGTTGGCATTTCTTCTGATCAGCTAAATTTTAGCAAAAAAGGCCGTAATCCAGTTTATCCATTGCGAAGCAGAATGAATATTCTTCATGCTATTAAGTACGTAGATCAGGTATTTGTAGAAGAATCTTTAGACTTGAAGCGTGAATATATTATTGAACATCAAGCGGATATTTTGGTGATGGGTGATGATTGGACCGGCAAGTTTGAAGAGTTTCGAGATATTTGTGAGGTCAAGTACCTGCGCAGAACGCCCTCTATTTCTACCACGGAAATTATTGAAGTAATCAAAGATATCTAG